Proteins from a genomic interval of Lolium perenne isolate Kyuss_39 chromosome 1, Kyuss_2.0, whole genome shotgun sequence:
- the LOC127342544 gene encoding peroxidase 2, with protein MAKLALLAVIASLLGAVSCEFPVYAGYGFPRPNPNMPFAFPFPPFFSPASPAPGLRVGYYTHNGRCPQAEKIVRDAVEKATAGEKAGLIRLFFHDCFVQGCDGSVLLSGADTERTAFPNLSLRGFEVIDAAKAALETACPGVVSCADVVAFAGRDASYSLSSGRINYRVPAGRYDGKVSRAGDTFQNLPPPFGDLNLTTAMFAAKGLSQDDMVVLSGAHSIGRSDCSSFPDRLPPVANSSTTMEPKLAQQLTGTCSAGGSVNVLQDAITPDKLDIQYYTNVLSRNVLFNSDASLTTSTETEGLVEFYAGKRPIFRGKFLGPIQWNHDFEDAMVKMGYIGVKTSAEGEIRNTCAFINKP; from the exons ATGGCCAAGCTTGCCCTTCTCGCTGTGATCGCCTCTTTGCTCGGCGCCGTGTCCTGCGAATTTCCAGTCTATGCCGGCTACGGCTTCCCACGCCCGAATCCCAACATGCCTTTTGCATTTCCATTCCCACCGTTTTTTTCTCCGGCAAGCCCTGCCCCTGGGCTCAGGGTCGGTTACTACACCCACAACGGCAGGTGCCCTCAGGCGGAGAAGATCGTGAGGGACGCAGTGGAGAAAGCCACCGCCGGCGAGAAGGCCGGGCTCATACGCCTCTTCTTCCACGACTGCTTCGTCCAG GGCTGCGACGGCTCCGTCTTGCTGAGCGGCGCTGACACGGAGAGGACGGCTTTCCCGAACCTCAGCCTGCGCGGCTTCGAGGTGATCGACGCGGCAAAGGCCGCCCTGGAGACGGCTTGCCCGGGCGTCGTCTCCTGCGCCGACGTCGTCGCCTTTGCCGGCCGCGACGCCAGCTACAGCCTAAGCTCCGGCAGAATCAACTACCGCGTGCCAGCCGGTCGGTACGACGGGAAGGTGTCACGAGCCGGCGATACCTTCCAGAACCTGCCACCGCCCTTCGGGGACCTCAACCTAACTACGGCCATGTTCGCCGCCAAGGGGCTCAGCCAGGACGATATGGTCGTGCTCTCCGGCGCGCACTCCATCGGGCGCTCCGACTGCTCCTCCTTCCCCGACCGTCTCCCGCCGGTTGCCAACTCTAGCACCACCATGGAGCCCAAGCTCGCCCAGCAACTGACAGGAACCTGCAGCGCGGGTGGCAGCGTAAACGTGTTGCAGGATGCTATCACCCCCGACAAGCTGGACATCCAGTACTACACGAACGTCCTGAGCCGGAACGTGCTCTTCAACTCCGACGCGTCGCTCACCACGTCCACGGAGACCGAGGGCTTGGTGGAGTTCTATGCCGGTAAACGCCCCATTTTCCGTGGCAAGTTCTTAGGCCCAATCCAGTGGAACCATGACTTCGAAGATGCTATGGTGAAGATGGGATACATCGGGGTCAAGACCAGCGCCGAGGGCGAGATCAGGAACACGTGCGCTTTCATCAACAAGCCCTAG